The DNA window CCTGATCGGCGCCGCGCAGCAGGCCATCCAACTCAACTTTGCGGAGCTGGGGCTGCGGGCCGATTTCCTGGCGCAGATCGCTGGCGGCACCTACTTCACGGCCTCGGCGGGTCTCGGCGGCCTGGTACTGCCCGCGGGCGGGTCCTCGCAAGACATCAATCTCGCACAAGGGCCCGTCTGGTTTGCGCTCGACGGCGGCTGGGTCGGCCCATTGAGCGTGAACGCGACGTCCAACACGCTGTTGGGCAGCGCGCAAGTTTCGCTGTACGACAATCAGTTCCGCCAACTGGCCACGTCCAGGACGGCGGGCAACGCGGCGATTACGTATCCCGGTTCGACGACGGGCCCCTATTTTCTCAAGCTCGAAGGCACGAATTCGAGCGTCGACTTGTACGTTTCGGCGGGGGCCGCCGTAGTGCCGGGGCCCGATGCCGTGGAGACGATCGGCGCGTTCGATCCGAGCACGGCGATGTTCTACTTGCGCAACACGAACGGATCGGGCTTGCCCGACTTCACGCCGTTCCCGTTCGGCGCGCCCGGCTGGCAGGCGGTGTACGGCGATTGGGACGGCAACGGCAGCACGACCATCGGCGTGTTCGATCCGGTGAATGCGACGTTCTATCTGCGCAACTCGAACGGCTCTGGGCCGGTGAACGTGGCGCCGTTTCCATTCGGCGGTGCGGGCTGGCAGCCGCTCGCGGGCGACTGGAACGGCGACGGCGTCGACACGGTCGGCGTGTTCAACCCCAACAACGGCGTCTTCTATCTGCGCAACAGCAATAGCGCGGGCGCAGCCGACGGTGGAACGTTCCTCTACGGACTGCCGGGGTGGACGGCCGTCACGGGCGACTGGAACGGCGACGGCACCGATACGATCGGCGTCTTCAATCCCACGCAGGCCGCGTTCTATCTGCGCAACGCGAACAGCACGGGCCCCAACGACATTCCGACGTTTGCCTTCGGGGCCTCGACCTTTGTGCCGTTCGTGGGTGATTGGAACGGCGACCTGATCGACACGATCGGCGTGTTCGATCCGGCGACGGCGCGGTTCTTCTTGCGCAACACCAACAACAGCGGCGCTGCCGATTTTCCACCGTTCCTGTATGGCGCGCCCAACTGGCGGCCGCTGGCCGGACACTGGACCGCCGTCACGACGGTGTCCGGGTATTCGCTCGATACGCCGACGAGCAGTGCGACGGCCGGCGCCGCGCTGACCCCGGGCCAGGTCGGCGCGCTCTTGAACGAGGCCGCGGCGCGCTGGCTGGCCGCAGGACTGAATCCGGCGGGCGCCGCTCAGGCTGCGCTGGCCCAAGTGCAGATTGTCGATCTGCCGGGTACGCAGATCGCGCGCACGGTGGCCAGCCAGATCTTTCTCGACACGACCGCCGCGGGGAATGGCTGGTTCGTCGATGCTTCGCCGCAGGACGACAGCGAATTCGCCGCGGCCGTGGCCGGGCAGAAACAGGCGCAAGCTGGCTCGGCGGCGGCAACGAAGATCGACCTCTTGACCGTGCTGGCCCACGAATTGGGGCACGTCTTGGGCTTGGAGGACACGGCCGCCAACGGTACGGACTTGATGGCCGACCTGCTACCAGTGGGGGTCCGCCGCTCGCCCGTGGCCGCGCAGATCGACTTGCTGTTCGGTTTGGATGAGTAGTGCGGATTCTGCGGCCAATTAAGCACTTCGTGCCTGCCCGCAGAAGTTATTCCCCCTCGCGCGCGATTGCACGATCCGAGTTTTTTGCGCGATGCGCATACCTTGACACCCCCGCAGACTCGGTAAAGAGTGGAATTTCTCCGGTGGACGGCCCAGGTTGCATTGGGCGCGCCGGCAAGGCGGAGCAGGTCACCTGCCCGTCGCTCCACTAACCGTCGGGGGCGCCCCGTGGCTCGTTCCGCACGCCGTAAGCCGTCTGTTGGCCGCAAACCACGCCTGGGCGAAGCGCTCGAACGCCGCGATCTGCTCGCGGTCGATTTCGTGTTCTTGTTGCGCTCCAGTGCATTTCCAGAGGCCGATCCGGGCGTGCTGGCCCACGCATTGGCAGCGGCCGAGGCGGTCAAGAACGCGTTCAATTTCACGGACATCATCGATCAGTTTGCGGCCGAGCCCCCGAACAATGTGATCATCCCGATCGTGCTTTCGAAGGAGTCGCTGTTGGTGACTCCCGATGTGCCGTTTGTGCCCGTGTTCTCGGGGGCAGGCGCCACGCAGTTGATCCCGCGTACGAGCCTGGTCGACTACACCTTCGTCCGTAACGCCTTGTTCGGCGACGCCTTGAATGAACCGGACGACGGCATCGTCGGCGCGTTGCCACTACCGGGGCAGTTGAAGGTCGAAGCCAGATTTCCGTATTTCTGGAACAACCAGTTGGTAATGACCAAGACGCAGATGCGTTCTTGGAGCGCGTTTCCACCGCTGCTCGATCCCTCGTTCACACCCTACGCGTTGGACGACGAGGTAATCGTCGCCGGCACCAGCGACGAAGCCGTGGATTACGGATTGCAGACTGTGCTGGCTACCGACGCTGGCCAACAGTGCTTTGCCGATGCCCAGATCATCTTCGACAGTAACTTCAAATACGACGAAGACGGCGACCCAACGAACGGAATTCAGCCTGCCGAGGATGGCGTAATCAACGTCCTCGACGAGGTCATCTACCGGCTGCTGGAGACCATGGGGCTGGGCACGGCCGAATCGCTCGTGCCGAAACGTCCGCCGCTGGGATTCGCTGGACAGGTGCCGATCACGATCGGCGACTTGTTCCGCTTTGCCGACAACCTGCCCGGCAAGGACCCGCAGTCGATCAGTGACTTCCAAACGTTTGCCCGCTCGATCTCGCCGAGTGTGAATGACACGTACGACGACGGCACCGAGGAGTTCGTTCCCGCCGGGCTGGCGTTCTTCAATGACAATAACGTCGTATTTCCGAATCTGCTCGATCAGGCAACGGCGCAGTTTCTGGACCTCATCGGTTGGGATATCGATACGAACGCGGCCCCGAATGCCGTTACCGATGTCGTCAACGTGCCGGAAGACACGTCTATCGTCATCAACATTCTGGCGAACGATTTCGATGTCGACGGCGCGATCATCCCGTCCACCGTGCAGATCGCCAAGCTGCCCGATCACGGGACGATCGCGGTCAATCCGGTGACCGGCCAGGTGACCTACACGCCGTTCGCCAACTACAACGGGCCCGACAATTTCCGCTACTCGGTTGCCGACAACGACACGAAGCGCAGCTCGGTGGCCAACGTGAACATCACGGTCGTACCAGTCAACGACCTGCCCGTGGCCGGCAACGACCAGGCGACCACCGCGATCAACGCGGCCGTGTTCATCCCGGTCTTGGTCAACGACGCGGATGTCGACGGTTCGCTCGACCCGGCGACCATCGAGATCGTCACGAATCCGACCAAGGGGATTGCGCTGCCGCAAGCCAACGGCGGCATTCTGTACACTCCTTCGCCGGGCCAGACGGGCGGCGATTTGTTTGAATACCGCGTGAAGGACACCAATGGCGGTCTTTCCAACACGGCCCGGGTCACGATCCGCATCGGGGCTCCCGTGCAGTTGGCCGGGCAAGTCTATGCCGACTTGAACAACAACGGCGTGCGCGATCCGGGCGAGGCGGGAATCCCGGGCGTCATGGTGACGCTGCGCAAGGACGACGGTCCCTACACGTTCCAAGGCCTGATCGTCACGACCGACGCCGATGGGCAGTATTTATTCGCCGAGGGCGCCGGCAAGCCTGTGCTCCCGGGCGGCGTCTATACGATCGTCGAAATCCATCCGCAGCAGTTCAACGACGGCATCGACACGGCCGGCGCGCCGGCGCCGGGCGTCGTCGCGAACGACCTGTTGGGCACGATTACGCTCACTCCAGGCGGCGCGGCGATCGGCTTCAACTTTGGCGAGCGCGGCCTGCGGGCCGATGCGGCGGCGGCCAACGTGTCGAACCGCTTCTTCCTGGCCACCGACGCGGCGCCCCAGTTCCTCTCGAGCCTGTTCATCACCGGCAACGGCACCGGCGACGGCACGAGCGCCACGTTTGTGGCCAATCTGTATTACGAAGTGCTGTTCCGTGAAGGCGACGCCTACGGCGTATCGTACTGGACCACGCAGCTCAACACGGGCGCAATGTCGCGCACGGCCGTGGTCAACGCGTTCCTCAACTCGTACGAGTACCGCGGCAACCTGATCAAGTCGTACTTCCAGAAGTACCTCGGCCGCGACATTGACAACTATGGCCTGGGCCAGTTCTTCACACTGATGAACGCCGGCTGGACCGAAGAGCAGGTGCTGGCCTTCATCCTTGGATCGCCCGAGTACTATGCCAAGCACGGCGGCACGACGAGCGGCTTCACGACGGCGCTGTTTGCAGATCTGCTGGGCCGTGTGCCGAGCGCCACGGACGTGCAGCAACTTTCGCGTTACAGCCGCACGCAGTTGATCGACATCGTGCTCTCCAGCGACGAAATGCGGGGCCTGCTGCTCGACGGCAACGTGTCGTTCGGCGGATGGTACGACCGCTACCTCGGACGCAACGCCGACACGCCGAGCAAGAACACCTTCTTGCAACTGCTCCGTAGCGGCGGTTGGAACTGGCGCGCCGTACAAAGCTACTTGCTATCGTCGAACGAGAACTTCCTGTAGTCGCTAACGCGACCAGGGGGAGTTCCGATCCCATGGCCAGGGGCCGCCAGCCGCGCTTGCTAGCGCGGCTGTGTGTTTTTCTAGACGCCCTGTTTTGCCTGTGCGGGCCGCCATACTCACCGCAATTTGCCCCGGCGAGTGGTTAAATCGCAAGCTCGGTCGACCTGGTAAGCCGGGACGATCGTACGGCCGGGCGCGTTTCTGTTGGAATCGTCGGCACAGACGGTCGAATCGATACAACGTGCACTACCCGTGCAACCCGTCTGACCATCCTTTCGACCGTCATTCGACCCGGCAAAGCGCGAAAGGGAAGACTGTGAAACGCGCCATTTGGATGTTGGTTGCCCTCTGTGGCCTGGCCGCCTTTGATGGCCTGGCCTGGGCCGAGAATACCGGCGAGCCGCTGCTGCCGCCGCGTACCAAGAAAACTGCGCGAACCCGCGTGAGCGACCCGCGACAGTACACTCCCTTCGCAGAGCAGGAGAAGCAGGCGCCGGCGGCCCCCAAGCGGGCCACCATGGCCAGCGATGTCACGCCTGTGCGGTTGGCCCAGGACGAGCAAATGCTCGAGCCCGAGCCCGATCCGGCCATCGCCACCGACGCCCCCGTCGTCGAAGACCAGGCGCCGACCGCGTTGCCGGAGATGCCGGCCTCGGAACTTCCGATCGAAACGATGCCTGGTCCGAACGCCGGGGCCGCGATGGCCACGGACGAAGGCTGCCAGACCGGCTGTCCGACCGGCAGCCCGGGCTCGTGTGCCGTCGGCGACTGCAACGGGGGATGCGATGGCGCCTGCAACGGCTCGTGCGATGCGTACGGCGGGTGCGGCGGCTGCGATGCCTGTGGGGGCTGTGGCGGTGCCGGTTGTGGCGCGTGCCGCGGTGGGTTGCTGAGCCGCTGGTGCGCCTGCGGCTCGATGTTTGAGAGCTTCTGGCACGAGGTGCATTCCGGCCGGCGCATTTGGTTCGAGACCCAAGCCCTGAGCTGGTACACGCGCTCGATCAACTATCCGCCATTGGCCACCTCGAGCCCGGACGGAACACCCCAAGCCGTAGCGGGCGTGTTGGGACAGCCGACGACGACCGTGCTGTTCGGCAATCAGGATCTCGACAACGATCCGCGTGCCGGTGGCCGAATCAACTTCGGCCTCTGGCTGATCGACGGTCAGTTCCTCGGTGTCCAGGGCGACTACTTCGCGCTGGACGAAGAGAAGAACACCTTCTCAGCGGAGTCGACGGGCGATCCCATCCTGGCGCGACCGTTCAACAACGTACAGACGATGACGCCCGACGCCTCGATCATCGCCGGCAACGGCATCACCGATCCGCGCTTCGGTACGGCCCTGGTCGATCTCGATGGCAGCATCGTGATCGACACGCATAGCCGCACGCAGGGCGGCGGCATCGGGCTGCGCAAGCCCACCTGGGTCAGTTTCGACGACAACTATCGGGTTAATCTGCTGGGAGGCTATCGCTACTTTCGCCTCGACGAGGGCGTCTCGATCCACGATACGGTCTTCCCGCAGGGCGGCCCGTTCGTACCGGGCACGAGCTTCCAGACGTTTGATCTGTTCGACACCGAGAACGAATTTCACGGCGGCGAGATCGGCATGTTGCTCGAGTTCCGCAAGAGCGTCTGGTCGTTGGACCTGTTAGGACGCGTGGCCTTGGGCAACATGCGGCAGCGTATGGAGGTGCAGGGCTACAGCGTGATCGACGATACGATCAACCAGGCCGTGGTGAACGACGGCCTGTTGGCCCAAAGCACGAACATCGGCATGCATCGCGTAGACGAGTTCTGCGCAATTCCGGAGTTCGGGGCGAAAGTCGGCCTCTCGGTGACCGATTACTTCCGCGTGACGTTCGGCTACACGTTTATCTACATCAGCAGCGTGGTCCGCGCGGACGATCAGATCGACCTGAACCTGAACCTCTCGCAAGCGGGCGGCGGCGTGCTCGTCGGCTCGCCCGAACCGGCCGCGTATCTGCGCGACACCGACTACTGGTTGCAGGGCATCAACTTGGGCGGCGAGTTGAAGTTCTAAGCCGCTCCGTTCGCAACCTGGCGGACGACGAAAAACCGACAGCCCAGGGGCATGCACCCTGGGCTGTTCGCGTTCGATGTTCAGGCCTGCGTGCGCGACCTAACGCCGCGGCGCCTGCTCGAGAATCGTCACTCGCTTCGCGGTGACGTGCGGTTTGTCGAACTCGGGCACATAGCCGATGGTGCCAATCACGCCGACCTCGCGGCCGACGTA is part of the Pirellulales bacterium genome and encodes:
- a CDS encoding tandem-95 repeat protein, which gives rise to MARSARRKPSVGRKPRLGEALERRDLLAVDFVFLLRSSAFPEADPGVLAHALAAAEAVKNAFNFTDIIDQFAAEPPNNVIIPIVLSKESLLVTPDVPFVPVFSGAGATQLIPRTSLVDYTFVRNALFGDALNEPDDGIVGALPLPGQLKVEARFPYFWNNQLVMTKTQMRSWSAFPPLLDPSFTPYALDDEVIVAGTSDEAVDYGLQTVLATDAGQQCFADAQIIFDSNFKYDEDGDPTNGIQPAEDGVINVLDEVIYRLLETMGLGTAESLVPKRPPLGFAGQVPITIGDLFRFADNLPGKDPQSISDFQTFARSISPSVNDTYDDGTEEFVPAGLAFFNDNNVVFPNLLDQATAQFLDLIGWDIDTNAAPNAVTDVVNVPEDTSIVINILANDFDVDGAIIPSTVQIAKLPDHGTIAVNPVTGQVTYTPFANYNGPDNFRYSVADNDTKRSSVANVNITVVPVNDLPVAGNDQATTAINAAVFIPVLVNDADVDGSLDPATIEIVTNPTKGIALPQANGGILYTPSPGQTGGDLFEYRVKDTNGGLSNTARVTIRIGAPVQLAGQVYADLNNNGVRDPGEAGIPGVMVTLRKDDGPYTFQGLIVTTDADGQYLFAEGAGKPVLPGGVYTIVEIHPQQFNDGIDTAGAPAPGVVANDLLGTITLTPGGAAIGFNFGERGLRADAAAANVSNRFFLATDAAPQFLSSLFITGNGTGDGTSATFVANLYYEVLFREGDAYGVSYWTTQLNTGAMSRTAVVNAFLNSYEYRGNLIKSYFQKYLGRDIDNYGLGQFFTLMNAGWTEEQVLAFILGSPEYYAKHGGTTSGFTTALFADLLGRVPSATDVQQLSRYSRTQLIDIVLSSDEMRGLLLDGNVSFGGWYDRYLGRNADTPSKNTFLQLLRSGGWNWRAVQSYLLSSNENFL
- a CDS encoding BBP7 family outer membrane beta-barrel protein; its protein translation is MLVALCGLAAFDGLAWAENTGEPLLPPRTKKTARTRVSDPRQYTPFAEQEKQAPAAPKRATMASDVTPVRLAQDEQMLEPEPDPAIATDAPVVEDQAPTALPEMPASELPIETMPGPNAGAAMATDEGCQTGCPTGSPGSCAVGDCNGGCDGACNGSCDAYGGCGGCDACGGCGGAGCGACRGGLLSRWCACGSMFESFWHEVHSGRRIWFETQALSWYTRSINYPPLATSSPDGTPQAVAGVLGQPTTTVLFGNQDLDNDPRAGGRINFGLWLIDGQFLGVQGDYFALDEEKNTFSAESTGDPILARPFNNVQTMTPDASIIAGNGITDPRFGTALVDLDGSIVIDTHSRTQGGGIGLRKPTWVSFDDNYRVNLLGGYRYFRLDEGVSIHDTVFPQGGPFVPGTSFQTFDLFDTENEFHGGEIGMLLEFRKSVWSLDLLGRVALGNMRQRMEVQGYSVIDDTINQAVVNDGLLAQSTNIGMHRVDEFCAIPEFGAKVGLSVTDYFRVTFGYTFIYISSVVRADDQIDLNLNLSQAGGGVLVGSPEPAAYLRDTDYWLQGINLGGELKF